Within bacterium, the genomic segment AGCATGGCGTCAATGATCAAGTGTGGCGCCGGGCAAGGCGCGGGCGGCAGGGCCTCCAGAAAGGTCACGGTGCCGCCCATCTTTTCCCAGATGACCAGATTGACGAGGGCGTCGCCGGTGATTTTGTGCCGCGGCGCAACGACCCAAAGGGTTACAAGAGATCCGGTATTGGCCAGATGGCGGGCGATGACCAAGCCGTCACCGCCGTTGTTGCCCGGGCCGCAGACGATCAGGACCCGCTTGCCTGCCGGATCGCCGAGCAGGGAGCGGGCGATGTCGGCGGCGCCGCGCCCGGCATTCTCCATGAGCAGCAAAGAAGGGATGCGGAGCTGCTCCTGGCACGCTTGATCGAGTGCGGCCATTTCTGCCGCTGTGACGACGATCTGCATGATTTTCTCCTGAATAACCGGCGATTCGCGCGGCTGCCCGTCAGTTTTCCCCCGGGACTTGTGCTTCTTCAGACCGCTCCTGGATCACCACCACCGCAATGGCGGCAAGACGGCTGTGGCTGAGGGTCAGCAAGATCTGCTGCGTCGGGAAGAGCTGCGCCAGCCCCCCCTGCAGCTTGATCTCGGGCCGGCCGTTGGCGGCGTTCTCGACGCGGAGGTCATGCCAGCGGAAGTGGCGGTATTCCGCTTCGTTCAGGCATTTGATGAAGGCCTCCTTGGCGGCGAAGCGGGCGGCCATGGAATCGATGCCTGAAGCCTTGCGGCGGCAGTAAGCGATCTCCTCGGCGGTGAGGATGCGTTGGAGGAATTGGTCACCCCACCGGTTGACGGCGGCGGCGAAACGGCTGAGATCGACGATATCGGCACCGATGGCGCGGACCATCCGGCACTACCTCCAGCTGGTGCAAGGCCGAAACAACGGAACTATTTAAAAATTAACACATATGGCCGTATAAATCAATAACTTTTGCTTGCTTGTCTATCTTTT encodes:
- the acpS gene encoding holo-ACP synthase, which translates into the protein MVRAIGADIVDLSRFAAAVNRWGDQFLQRILTAEEIAYCRRKASGIDSMAARFAAKEAFIKCLNEAEYRHFRWHDLRVENAANGRPEIKLQGGLAQLFPTQQILLTLSHSRLAAIAVVVIQERSEEAQVPGEN